Genomic segment of Capsicum annuum cultivar UCD-10X-F1 unplaced genomic scaffold, UCD10Xv1.1 ctg80520, whole genome shotgun sequence:
GAATGTACTAATTGCTTCATATTTATTAACCTCCGGCAATTGATTGTCGTCGTTGTTGGTAATTATTTGATCATTATCAGGAATACTTGCTAATACAGAATCAATTAATTCATCAACTTCTTCCTCCATCTAAcccctttattctttttttcaccTCTTTGATTTTGCAGATGACGTATATATCCTTGTCTTTGCTACTTTTCTTGTACTCATGATCCGGCAATAAATATTCTTTCATGAGCAACTTAGCATCTTTTTCTATATCATTTACATACTTTAAACTACTCTTATATCCAATTGTGATATTCTTTTTTGATCCATCTCTAATTGGATCACTTCTTTGGCTTTGCTTTTTGGTTGAATTCTTCAATCTCTTCAAGCGCGAAAGAAAGTAGCGTGTTTTCTCCGCCGAACCCACCATAATCTCCCATGGCTCCGAGTCTTCAAATAGATCTGCTACATTAATAAAATCTCTAGGTGGAAAAATTCCGTGGAGCACAAAATTGTTGAGATACTTCATCAACTCTTCATCGATGGGGTGGAATCGAAAACCTTGCTTTGATTTGCATGAAGGCAttctatatatatttgttttgttgcgtatatgtaaaaaaaaaaaaaagataatagaaTTTGGTTGAAGCTAATGTTCGATGTGAAGAGGTTTATATAATGGGTTAACAAAGCATAATCCATCTAGTTTTGAGATAATACATGATTAGGCACTACAAAAGAAAAACGGCTAAATTGTGGCAGATTATTTATG
This window contains:
- the LOC124895188 gene encoding NAC domain-containing protein 78-like; the protein is MPSCKSKQGFRFHPIDEELMKYLNNFVLHGIFPPRDFINVADLFEDSEPWEIMVGSAEKTRYFLSRLKRLKNSTKKQSQRSDPIRDGSKKNITIGYKSSLKYVNDIEKDAKLLMKEYLLPDHEYKKSSKDKDIYVICKIKEVKKRIKGLDGGRS